From Carassius gibelio isolate Cgi1373 ecotype wild population from Czech Republic chromosome B21, carGib1.2-hapl.c, whole genome shotgun sequence, the proteins below share one genomic window:
- the ccng2 gene encoding cyclin-G2 encodes MEAFRLMKELKSNMDQEVQYLPKETGLSLIESTQENGNGVSAKCRDSRVEDLWSLTSFFGYSTQTFVLAVNLLDRFIAMMKVQPKYLACISIGCLHIAARVTEEECNVSSSHELIRISQCKFTVSDLSRMEKIISEKLNFQLKAVTALTFLHLYHAIALSHTSNRKDVLNLDKLEAQLKACLCRIIFSKAKPSVLALSLLMLEIEALQSADLLEIAQRIQTHLKISKADLARWRGLVGQCMREYSSPECAKPDHKKLVWIVSRRTAQNLHSSYRSVPELPTIPEGAWDESESEDSSEDLSSGEESLSSSLGSDAEGPYFPQNFRCRAHRQ; translated from the exons ATGGAGGCATTCAGACTGATGAAGGAACTGAAGAGCAATATGGACCAAGAGGTTCAGTATCTGCCAAAGGAAACCGGACTCAGTTTGATTGAATCCACACAAGAG AACGGTAATGGGGTTTCAGCCAAATGTCGAGATTCCCGAGTGGAAGATCTCTGGAGCTTGACCAGTTTCTTCGGTTACAGCACTCAGACCTTTGTACTAGCCGTTAACCTGCTGGACAGGTTTATAGCTATGATGAAG GTTCAGCCCAAGTATCTGGCCTGCATCAGCATCGGTTGCCTTCACATCGCCGCCCGAGTGACCGAAGAAGAGTGCAATGTTTCATCCAGCCATGAGCTCATTCGGATCAGCCAGTGCAAGTTCACCGTCTCAGACCTCAGCCGAATGGAGAAGATCATTTCAGAGAAGCTCAACTTCCAGTTAAAAGCcgtcacagccttaaccttcctGCATTTGTACCACGCCATTGCACTTTCGCACACGTCCAACAG AAAAGACGTACTGAATCTTGACAAACTTGAAGCCCAGCTGAAAGCCTGCCTATGCAGAATCATTTTCTCCAAAGCAAAA cCTTCGGTGCTCGCTTTGTCGCTCTTGATGCTTGAAATCGAGGCCTTACAGTCTGCAGACCTGCTAGAAATCGCCCAGCGCATACAAACACACTTAAAG ATCTCCAAGGCTGACCTGGCGCGCTGGCGAGGTCTGGTAGGTCAATGTATGAGGGAATACTCCTCTCCAGAATGTGCCAAACCTGACCACAAGAAACTGGTGTGGATCGTCTCGAGGAGGACGGCGCAGAACCTGCACAGCAGCTACCGCAGCGTCCCCGAGCTGCCAACCATCCCGGAGGGTGCATGGGACGAGAGCGAGAG TGAGGATTCAAGCGAAGACCTGAGCTCCGGGGAAGAAAGTCTGAGCAGTTCGCTGGGTAGTGACGCCGAGGGACCCTACTTCCCCCAAAACTTCCGCTGCCGTGCCCACAGACAGTAA